CCGCTGGAGCCTTTGGTTGATTTACACTCTATACGTACATGATGTATTATATTTGAGATAAATTgttcataatattttaatcaattttcttatttggttACAGACAATTTCATATATGGCAGAGCGTGTAGTTGGCACTGGTTCATTTGGAGTTGTCTTTCAGGTACATGAGATTATTTGGATTTGCTCACTATTTAGGTTTCGTTGGTTCCTTTCCACTGATACAGATTTCGACgtcaatttttttcccttgctcACTGTACTGTATGCTGCAGGCTAAATGTTTGGAAACAAGTGACGCAGTTGCAATAAAAAAGGTGCTGCAGGATAAAAGATATAAAAATAGAGAACTTCAAATTATGCGTTTACTTGACCATCCTAATGTTGTCCAGTTGAAGCATTGCTTCTTTTCAACTACTGACAAAGACGAGCTGTACCTTAACCTTGTTCTCGAGTATATATCTGAAACTGTTTACCGAGTTTCAAAGCATTATATCAGGATGAACCAACATATTCCCATTATTTATGTGCAATTGTATACATACCAGGTGATTTTTGAATCCTGCTGCTGATTTTTATTTCCTGCCTTTTCTTTAGTGGTTTGTCCTTTACGATGCCTATTCTGGAGAATAAATTCTGTTGTTTTATCTTTTGTAGATTTGTCGCGCATTAAATTATTTACACCATGTTATTGGTGTGTGTCATCGTGACATTAAGCCACAAAATTTGCTGGTAAGATTTTCTTCTAACTTTTATCAGTTTGATTTTAGTGTTGATCATGTAATGAACCAGAATAAGTTTTCTCATTCACAGCAGTCTGACTTTACTTATATAGATAAAATTGACAACAATTATATTGGGTTCAATTACCCACTCCATTTGGCGACCAAACCAAGACCTTTTATTTAACAGAAGGGACGGATACCACCACACTATAGGGGTGGTGGTTGACTTTGCATATGATATGAGCACTAAGTTTTGAtagtttcaattatttaaataaagacTAAAGCCTGCATGTCAGCCCTTTGATATGTTTAGTATGTTTTGATTTCAAATTGGTATGAGATTGTATCTTCTGTCATCATACTGAGGTTGAGGTTGTGATGTATATTGCAGGTGAATCCCCACACGCATCAGCTAAAGATATGTGATTTTGGGAGTGCAAAGATGTTGGTATGTTTCGTAGTTTGTAAATTCTGGAGGTCACAGTGCTTTGATGATATCTTGGAATTCATGAAGGTCTTGGAACTTAtgaattcttttattttctcatttttagGTGCCAGGTGAATCCAACATATCATACATTTGTTCACGATATTATAGGGCTCCAGAACTTATATTCGGGGCTACAGAATATACCACTGCAATTGATATGTGGTCTGTTGGTTGCGTATTTGCTGAGCTTCTTCTTGGACAGGTATGCGTATAGCATGTCAGATTTCTttccttatttatattttctagtAACTCATGGCTATTTTTGGTATCATTGCAGCCACTGTTTCCCGGGGAGAGTGGTGTTGATCAGCTGGTGGAGATTATAAAGGTATGGTAGATGTATCCACTTTTTGCTTGTTATGGTGATACTTTTGCTATTTTGCGTTctgattttctcttttgggtATCATACTAGATTCTTGGGACACCAACCAGAGAAGAAATAAAGTGCATGAATCCGAATTACACTGAGTTTAAGTTCCCTCAGATCAAAGCTCACCCATGGCATAAGGTCTGttcaatattttaatttttgagtatTTATTATCAGCTCTTCATGAATTGGATTATCGGATCTATATTTGTGTCAGCAGAAAATCTTAATGTGCTTGTAATCTTCAGATATTTCACAAGCGAATGCCCCCTGAAGCAGTGGATCTTGTGTCAAGGCTGCTCCAGTACTCACCAAATCTACGTTGCACAGctgtaagaaaataaaattgctcTTGATAAATTTTTCGTTGGAACTTGTGAATGGTTAAAGTGTAATACTAAATTCTTTCCTGGTTTGTAGTTGGAGGCATGTGCTCACCCCTTCTTTGATGATTTGAGAGACCCAAATGTAAGCTTGCCCAATGGACGAGCATTACCTCCTTTGTTCGATTTCACGGCCCAAGGTAAGATTTTGCACTATTCTATGGCcttgtttttatttacttttttctttgttagtaGTTGTGTTAATCTTGATGTCTAACGCGTGCAGAGTTGGCGGGTGCTTCCACTGAACTCCGACATCGTCTAATCCCTGAGCATGCTaggaattaattaattgaaactGAGGGGTTCATAAATGTACACGATGTAAATGCAGTTTTGATTGCTTGGATGCTCACATGAGCCATGCTGCCTTGCACCCAAAGGGTCTGCCGTCTCTTGATCCTTTCAGATCAGTCATAGCAGAACTATGCATCGGAGATAAGTTTCTGGCAGGCTGTTCATACAAATGGATCTTGCGGGTGGAATTTTCAGGTGGGGGTGGAGTGGGACTGCTTGGCAGAGAGATTCCAAGATTAAAAATTTTACAATGTAATGTTGTATGCCTCGACTGAAAGATGGGTTCTTACGTATATGTTAATCATGTTGTCATATATAGTGTTCTATGAATATTGTGGAGACTAACTTAAATGGGATCATTTAGATAAAATTAGGTTCTCATTGTATACTGTTCCCCACTATTTGCagagaaattcaaatattCGAGTTGATTCcccaatttcttcttttatcttttgctttttcccTTTCAGTGGTCTTAAGTGAAATAACAGGCAATCCTGTACATTTGAATGATGTGTTCAGTTTTCCGTACCACTGATTGCATCCAGACAAtaattttgtctattttggGATGAATTTCGACCAAAGTTAAACATTATCGTGGTTGAATCGAATCTACCATGACAATCAAGCATGCGTTCATGGTCAAAACTGGACTGAAATAATACAGATATTTTTGTGCCAGATTACCTCTATATTATAGGTCATTGAATTTAGAgtgaaacaaataaatatttttcgtcCCTACCTGAGTGCACCACAAAAATAGAGATCAACAAAGGCTATTTGCAGCTCTGCAGCTGGGCCGCAACTGATTTCTCTGGGCCATTTACCTTCACAGCCTGCTCTTCCAAAATAGCCCGATCTTGCTAGGAAGTCACATTGAGGTTCTTTAAGCTTTGAGATTAGCAGCTGCCAGTCACTTTCAAGGTACTCGAATTTCTGAAGAGGCTTATGATGTAAGAGGTTTCTGAAGAGGCTTAAATCTCAGATAGACATAGAACTACAAaatggtttttgaatttgaaattgttaAGAGCTCCGCTTTCTGGATGGAATATTACATACAACAAACAATATATTTCCGCATGTTCATAGTCTTATTAGAATCTCCGATCCTGTATTTTCAAGAAATCCTGTACTCAAGGTGTAGTGATTCAGAATCCTGATGAGCTGATTTGATGGAGGTAGAAAATGGTTTGCATTATCTAAGACAATTGGATGAGGAGGAGATCTCTTTATGCAGTACATGAGAggtttgaattctcatacACGACTGACGAACATAATTCCCAATAGTCTGCAAGCCACACTTGTAGATGCAGAAGTTAGGCTCTTACAGAAAACACATCACATAAGAGCATGAGATGGGAAAGTTCATATATTACCATTTAAGTCGGTGTTCACTTGACTGTCATAGGTTTGGGGCCTATTGCTTATCCGGGTTTCAGCAGCTTCAAGTTTCATCTGCATCAAACATCTAAGTTTTAGGTTTCTCATCCAGATCTACATAATCCAAAGATATCaaagaagggaaagaaaaagagagacgGAGTTTATGGTCTCAACCTTTGAAGTGCACTTGACGGTCTTCAAGAAGAGCACGACAAACCAGCCATTTGATGTTAACTAATGAACCTTCTACCAATAGTCGTCACAAGAACAGTTCCCTTCTTTGAAATGATGAAAACAGTTTGAATCCCTTAGTATAATATGCCGGAGAAAAACCTttgatatatatttcattGCATTATGGCAATCTCCACAAACCCGGAGATTCTTAAAAATTCGGATTGGTGCTCCTGGTGGTGTGGTGAGGAGCCCAAAAGCAACAGCCAACTTTTCACTGTGATACGCTAGGCCAAGCTCCTTACCCTCTTTTTCCATGTCATGAAGTGCGAAGTTCATATCTGCGATGTATCCAGCTTCCTTGATCAACATCATGATCTCATCGATTTTGGAATAAATTTCAGCTGTCCTTGAATGGCTTCTATCTTCAGACATAAATGTATGCACTTGGCTGTTCATCTCAATCCAGCTGCATCCAGGCTCCTTAAGAATTCCCTTTGATTTCATCAATCTTCTGATTCTTGCAGCATCTTCCCATCTAGCAGCTGCAGAATACATGTTAGATAACTGAACATAAGGCACAGCATTTAAAGGCTCCATTTTAAATAGGTTTGTTGCTGCCCTCTCTCCCAGTTCTATGTTCCCATGTACTCTGCATGCAGAAAGTAGTGCCTTCCATACAGTTCCATCTGGTTCCACAACCATTTGATTAACTAATGCCTCAGCCTCCTTAAGCTTCCCTGAGCGCCCCAAGAGGTCAATCATACATGCATAGTGCTCAGGACCTGGTTGTATTCCATAAACCCTATTCATCGATTCGAAGTAGTATTGACCTTTTTCCAGAAGACCAGCATGGCTACAAGCAAATAATAAGCCAATAAAAGTAATGAAGTCCGGTTGTATGCCAGTTGCAATCATTTGATTGTAAAATTTTAGGGATTCCTTTCCTCTACCGTTCTGGGCATAACCAGCTATTAAAGCTGTCCAAGTAATCACATTTTGAACTTGCATAGAGTCAAAAACTCTATTGGCGTCTTCTATGCACCCACATTTTGCATACATAGTCACAAATGAATTATCTACTGATAAGGATGCTTGAAGGCCGGACTTAATAAAGTTTGCATGAATTTGTTGGCCAAACTCCAAAACTGTCAGCTCTGCACAGGCAATCAAAACGCTGGCAATTACGAATTGGTCTGGATAGATCCCTGCTGTCCTCATCTCACAGAACAATCTAAGTGCTTTTTCATGAGAGCCATTATGTGCATAGCCGGTTACCAGGGAGGTCCATGAGATAACATCCTTGTCTGACATATGCTTAAACACCTCAAGTGCGCAATCTATATTTCCCTGTTTAGCATACATATCAACAAGAGCGTTGCCCACAAGTTGATAAACCTCAAATCCAGTCTTCACAATCAGGCAATGAATCACCATTGCATTTTTCATGTCCTTCAGTGCAGCAAGGGAGTTTAGAACAGATGGATAAGTAAAGTGATCAATCTTCAGTTCTCTCGAACGCATTTCTTTAAACAAGGACAAAGCTTCTTCTGTAAACCCTTGCCTTACACACCCAACAATCATGGAGTTCCAAGAAACGACATCGTCAACCTCCATGCTTTTTAGTGCCTTCTTTGCACTATTATGATCTCCACATTTCACATACATATCAACCAATGCACTTTGGACAAACACATTTGCCCCAAAACCACTCTGAACAATGCATCCATGCACCTGAGCCCCGAAACTATTCGCCAAAATTAAGGCAGAAGCTGTCAATATGCTAGGGAATGTAAACTGATTGGATTCAACCCCTTCAGCTCGCATGTCCCGAAAACACTTCATTGCCTTAAAACCATCACCATTTTGAGAGTACCCTGTAAGCATAACAGTCCACAGCACGTGATTTTTTCTGTCTGGCAGAGTCTCAAAGAGATATTCAGCTTCCGAAATGCGCTTGCACTTTGCATACATGTCAACCAGACCCGTGACGACAAAGGCATTAGTGTCAAACTGGGTCTTTATCACATACCCATGAACAAGTTCACCACTTTGGAGCAAAACCAATGTTGAGCACAACCTTAGGACACTGCCCAACGTGTACTGGCTCGGCCTGTGTCCCTCAAGCTGCATTTGccaaaacaatacaaaagcTTCACTTTCACACTCATTTCGACAATACCCAGATATGAGTGAAGACCAAGTGATGGGGGTTTTACTTGGGATCGCATCAAATAGTTGTTTAGCTTCATTTAGCCTTCCTGAATTGGCATAAGCAGCTATCATGGTGTTCCAAGAAAACTCATCCCTACTCGGCATTTTATCGAACAGCTGGCGGGCTTCATCGAGTCGACCAGACTTAGACAAATCATTCAGGAGTAAATTCGCCTGGAACTTAGACTGGGTTGAATCCACAATGCTGTGGATGAGATGGGCTAACTCTTTGTGCTTGAATTGATTAGCCTTGTgggaaaaattcaaaactcttGAATTTAATTTGTTCATAGCCAGTTTTAACTTCTCAATGCTTGTGCTTGTCTATTACAGAGATCATGAAGCTTCCAAATTTCACAAATACAGCTGAGCTCAAGACCATCCCTAGTGTTcagacaataaaaaaaaaaaaaaagacaatccCAAGTGACAAATTGCAGAAAGAAATGTTATTTGGATTCTATAAGCACCTCATTATCTTATTATAAGAGGCCTATTTAAACCAATGGAAGAATAGTTATCTGATTTGGCCCAAGAAAACTTAATATGGGCCCATTTGATTCTATATAGTCCATacaaaatttccaattttatgATATTCTCATGCCAAACTGTATTTCTggacccaaaaagaaaaaagaataaagaaaaaagagaagctaaaggttttgtttttcttctaagAGAAACAGGGCTCCTAGAGCATTTTTACCGGGTGCCCCAGCTCAGGCAAGAAGTCCCCAAGGCCTCCAAATGTGTTTCCAACGCCCAAGTCTTGTCAGGGCAAGAGTTGGGCTCCATCGACCTAGACAAGTCCAAAGAAAAGACTTGTCTGGGCTATTGCCTGGACAAGCTAACGTTATTGTGAGATGTTAGCATCtaatttaaataacaaaaaaaaaaaaaaaaaaaaaagaaaaaaagggaaaaaagaccaaaattttcagattttatttttatttttattttttttataaatacctagtcatattcttcacttttcataccaaaattatatataaattcatctcctcatatctcatgtgaatattGGTTGTTCTTGGGTTGTCAAGGTACTAGCAACCCCAACGGTTGCCTTTGCCAGGGCAGGAGGGAGCCCAAATTGCAGGTTGGCATTCCAATGGGCCTAAGCTGCCTGAGCAGCAGCTGGGTCCTAACAAACCGGGCCAGTCCAAAGGCAAAAACAACATGCTCTCTAGCCTGGttttgctgacgtcagcaacgaaatttgttttaaaaaaaaaccaaatttttttgaatttttaaaaaataaatacttagttatattcttcacttcccacaccaaaactgTATACAAATTTCTCTCAttatatctcatgtgaatagtggttgcaataacaatgggtggaaacaccacaagcctttgcaagggctgccactattcacatgaatagtaacgGCCCTTGCCATTTGCCGTGACAAATGGGTGGAAGTACTCCAATAAGTggaaaactaataaaaaaattgttatggCAAACactatttatgtgaatagtaaCAATCATTGTTTCCCTTGTCTTTGCCATAACAAATGGATGAAAATACTCTTAAAGTAGGGaaatggtttttattttatttaaaattttttttgaaataaaataaaaaaataatgttataaCTCAGCAAAGTAAATTTACAAGAATatgaaaattgactttttaaaatattatatatatatatttccgttttattttataaaaacagtGTGCAGAACAGATGAGCACTGATAATATAGCGCCAGCGAAATGAAAACATTCGGCGGCAACTTTGCATCGGATACGTGGCGGGAGCCAAGCAGAAGGAGCCAGTGGGCGCGGGGGTGGGTGTAGGTAAATCTTATCCCACCTGAAGCTTTCAGCTTTCAAAAGCATTCGGGAAAATTTCTTCCGACAAATACATCATCATCCACTCTCATTtcactcatcct
The Prunus dulcis chromosome 2, ALMONDv2, whole genome shotgun sequence DNA segment above includes these coding regions:
- the LOC117619045 gene encoding putative pentatricopeptide repeat-containing protein At5g52630; this encodes MNKLNSRVLNFSHKANQFKHKELAHLIHSIVDSTQSKFQANLLLNDLSKSGRLDEARQLFDKMPSRDEFSWNTMIAAYANSGRLNEAKQLFDAIPSKTPITWSSLISGYCRNECESEAFVLFWQMQLEGHRPSQYTLGSVLRLCSTLVLLQSGELVHGYVIKTQFDTNAFVVTGLVDMYAKCKRISEAEYLFETLPDRKNHVLWTVMLTGYSQNGDGFKAMKCFRDMRAEGVESNQFTFPSILTASALILANSFGAQVHGCIVQSGFGANVFVQSALVDMYVKCGDHNSAKKALKSMEVDDVVSWNSMIVGCVRQGFTEEALSLFKEMRSRELKIDHFTYPSVLNSLAALKDMKNAMVIHCLIVKTGFEVYQLVGNALVDMYAKQGNIDCALEVFKHMSDKDVISWTSLVTGYAHNGSHEKALRLFCEMRTAGIYPDQFVIASVLIACAELTVLEFGQQIHANFIKSGLQASLSVDNSFVTMYAKCGCIEDANRVFDSMQVQNVITWTALIAGYAQNGRGKESLKFYNQMIATGIQPDFITFIGLLFACSHAGLLEKGQYYFESMNRVYGIQPGPEHYACMIDLLGRSGKLKEAEALVNQMVVEPDGTVWKALLSACRVHGNIELGERAATNLFKMEPLNAVPYVQLSNMYSAAARWEDAARIRRLMKSKGILKEPGCSWIEMNSQVHTFMSEDRSHSRTAEIYSKIDEIMMLIKEAGYIADMNFALHDMEKEGKELGLAYHSEKLAVAFGLLTTPPGAPIRIFKNLRVCGDCHNAMKYISKVFLRHIILRDSNCFHHFKEGNCSCDDYW
- the LOC117618484 gene encoding shaggy-related protein kinase theta-like, whose amino-acid sequence is MNMMRRLKSIASGRTSVSSEPGVDSITKRAKFDQETEKKANKQSNTVEKSATSLEQHTVPTSLETVASTSDVSSIAKTEAKEEKSSYDQLPKEMNEMKIRDEKANNHDEKDMEETVINGNGTETGHIIATTVGGRNGQPKQTISYMAERVVGTGSFGVVFQAKCLETSDAVAIKKVLQDKRYKNRELQIMRLLDHPNVVQLKHCFFSTTDKDELYLNLVLEYISETVYRVSKHYIRMNQHIPIIYVQLYTYQICRALNYLHHVIGVCHRDIKPQNLLVNPHTHQLKICDFGSAKMLVPGESNISYICSRYYRAPELIFGATEYTTAIDMWSVGCVFAELLLGQPLFPGESGVDQLVEIIKILGTPTREEIKCMNPNYTEFKFPQIKAHPWHKIFHKRMPPEAVDLVSRLLQYSPNLRCTALEACAHPFFDDLRDPNVSLPNGRALPPLFDFTAQELAGASTELRHRLIPEHARN